CCTTCCTTCTTGtttcactggggttgatgtTGCCTTTATCTCCATATTTTGCTGCCCATGCAGCTCACGGTCTTTTTCAGGACTACCTTTGCTCTTCAGTGGGGTCTTGTTGATGTTGTCCCCCATGGTCTCTGTAAGAGTTTCAGGCTTCTCAATAAATGCTTTGGAGGATTCTCCAGAGTCTTCTAAATGCCTTTGGGAGGCGAGCCACTCAGAACTATCTTCTATGGCAACACCAttcaacagctgcttttcttgccCAGTTGAAAAGGCGCTGTTTCCCTGAGTTAGCATATTGCCCACACCCAAGTCCACTGCATCAGAGGAGGATGCTCCTACATGAGCTGCAGCAATACCTAAACAATTGTCTGAGCGCCCTTTGACACCAATATTCAGACCCAGTACCTCAAGATCAGAGCAAATGCAGTTCAGCTCAGTGTCTGATTCTTTAACATCTTCAGAGGTTGTGGCaactgctgcagaagcactgcaACCCGTTTTATTTCCTGAGCAAACATCATGGATAGTATTTCTTCCATTTGCAAAGAAGGATGAAGCATCATTTAGCAGGCAGCCTTCAACTACAATGTGCTCAAGGCTGGAATGTTTTTCATCACACATGAAGTTTGATTTTGACAACTGCCCTGTAGCCATATGGCTTTGAAAGTCTTGTCTGTAGTCTGGTGGTGTCCCAGACCATGGCTCATCTTTTGTTGGTGTTCCAGGTGAGTTACAAGTAACATCAGAAGGCAGCTTAATTGGGCCATAGGATTCAGTATCTAGATTGTCTTCTAGCCTAGAACAAACAGGCGACTGTTGTGAATTAAGTTTAGTCAGCTGAATTCCTTCAACTGAGTTCTTTTGACTGGGTGGCCTTGCTTAGCATGAGTAGTTGCTTAGCATGGGTAGCTGAAGTTGCTGGAGCCTTAGGCAGCAACAACCTGTGCTTAGTCATGTAAACGAAAGCTAGTGTAAATGAGGCCAATGCAAACTGGAAGATAAAGAAGTTGCATCCTTAGTAAGGAACAAAAactggagagagaggaaagaatttACTGTTGTTCATTTACTGTGGCTTCAAGACCACAAAAGAACACAATGATAGACAGGAGACCCCAGACCAAAATTCATCATTGGACCAAGAACAGCATGAGATGGTCCAGTGCATAGAATGTAAGGGTATAAAACTCCAGGGATTTCTTTGTTCTGGGTCCCTCCCTGGAGGCACTCAGCTCAAGCTGCTCCTATTCCTGTACCACTCAATTATTACCTTACTTTTCTAAGAATCAGATGTCTGAGGCTGCTGTGgtgaagaattttctttaacagcagCCAAGCAACAATTACTGAAGCAGCTTGTCCCCAGGCATCAGCAGAGTGCTGAAGGTTCAGCCTTTCATACGCTAACCTGCAGATCTGATTCTGTCATGGCAGGTTTCAGAGTAAGTCTCTCTATGGTGGGCTGACAGCCCATCAGTAGCAAGGCTGTCTTTAGTGCAATGGTTCAAAGTTATTAGTGATAACATGATGGTAAAAGATTGAGAGAACTGTCATGCTGTCACACTGTATACTACCTGCTCTTCTGTTACTATGGTCACTATTTAAAACCTGCAccaattgctttattttctttagtttaaaagaaaaagcagaaagctgttgGCACAGACATCCAAGATCCTAACAAATTCCATCCTGACCAAAGAAGAGCAGGTACACTTCAATGGCACTCTTTCCCTatgaattatttccttctctagCTTCATTTCTAAGTATAGATCATACATAATTTACCACAACAAAAAGCCAACACATGTGGCAGTATACTTCCAGACCTCAGAACAGATCCTTTGTCTGTCAAACAGAAGATGGTTGTCCCTATGCATCAATTTAACCATGGTTCACTAAAGCCCATAGCACAAGGTGTTTTACAAACATTTCTATtagtaaaaatacaaagtagaAACACAATCCATGCAACAGAGCACTTAAAATCCAAGTGTGATATGAGAGACATAAACCCAGGAGAACACAAGAAAGTTCGTGCTCCATAAATCAGCAGGAACTGTGCTGTAATAGACTATACATTAAAAAGGGCAGTGAATGTTTTCTGATGGTTAgaatttttaatgcagaagGCTTAAAATTTGACTTAAGATAAACCATGTGCATCATGTAGGTACTTGAGGAGAATTTCTAACCTTGTATCAGGAAAAAGACCTGGAAAGGTACAATAAAAATGGCTGGACTTAAGTAACACAGTAGCCTGTTTTAATGGATGACTCAAGAGTTGCATCAAGCACCAGAAGGAACAACATTTAGAATTCATTCCAGGTAACCTGGCTTCAATGCAACACCAGCTGGTGGATACCACAGAAGGAGATAAACATCCACTGTTGCTGATCTAGCAAAGATAGAGCCTCATTACCTTCCCTAGTGTGGATAAAGCATTTGGTCCCCCTTAAAGATGGGACTCCTGCAACTTTATAATTGTAGGTTGCACCGACCTAAATTAAAATCTAAGGTAGGCAAAACGCAACCTGTCTTGCAAGTAGCACTCAGATTCTAAAAACAGTATAGTGCAGAAGGCTCTTGTTATGTCTTCCCACAGACATCACAGAGGTGATAAAACAGTTTTTGCTGGTGATTACCACCAcagctcttatttttttcaaagtaaatatgCAGTTCATGAAATGCCTACCTATTAGAGAGAATGGGTACCACTGCAGGAGGTGAGGGAGTAGAAAAGAAACTGGTCACATTCTTTTGTTTAGTCTCATCGtgcattaatttttcatctttgtgtCTTCGTTCCAGTTTCTGCTCTTCGCCTCTTGACAGAAGGCTCGCTACAGATGCAGCCAAGAAGCTGCTGTCTGTaccaaacaagaaacaaaatcacaCCAATTTCACCTTTTGTGTTTAGGCTTCGGAGAATACAGTGATTAAAAACAATCTTGGAAATGCCTTAGTCTGTCTCATCCCTAAGGCACTGAGTATAAAAGACTAGATTAAGGCAAGGTGGTCCAAATACGAACACTCCACTCTACTTTGGCCTGAAAAATCAACAGATGCAGGAATCTAAAAGCCTCAGGGCTgctaaaatttgttttcctatcaAAGCTCCTGGGTTAGCTACCTGAAGTTCAGAGATGTAAAAAAAGGCCAGTGACCACATAGAGACTGGAGTTAAAGTTATAcaaatagcagcagcaaaaaagaaaaaggccaaaacacacatacactcTCAATTCCAAACACTTAAAATGGAAAGTTTTAGACTGCATTTATAACTCACTGAAATTGCCAGACAAAAAGTATACAGTCTAAAAATGTTCAAGAGAAAGCataagaaaataacttctttccttccccagtgacaacagaacaaaagagaaaaccacaaGTTTGCAAGATTAAATAAACCAAGtattgctgctgcagaagaaggTAATTTACTGAGTGGACAAATCTAGATTTGAACCTAAAATAATCCTTCTGTTTAGTAAATGCTGAGTGCCAACAATGCTTCCTCACTGAAGAGCTGATCCTAGATTAGAGGCATCACTTCATCCAAGAATTACCTAAGACATTGCACATTGTGTACTAACTCTTCTTTGTTCCAGCAGTGTGCATTGGTTTCAACGCACATGTACATTTTtaagtaaagagaaaaagaaaacaggggaaaaatacCTCAAAACAATGGAGATAAAAGTAGAGATAAAAGTATGTACTTGGTTGTGTTCTCTGTTTTGGGCAGAGCTAGCTGGAAAGACAGATTTGGAGACATGAGGCCTCTCTGCTTCTGTTTATCCTGTTGCGTGCAGGGAAACAAAATTTTGATAAATTCTTTGTAAATGCAGTGAACTGCATCACAAGAATATGTGATGCCTCCTCCTGAAACTCTACAGCAACAGAACACTGAATAGTAGTCAGCAACATGAGCCAATTTAGAAGAATGTTAGAATTTTCCCTTAAAATATTAGCCCTGTCTACAGCTCTGCTGCAAAACTGCCCCAAAACCTGTTTTTTACATGACTTAAAATACTCCGAGATCCTaacaggggagggagagaaagggaagttATTGTTAAGTACAAAGCATTCTCTACTAACAGTGTAATTTCCAACTTGGATATTCAGTTTCATCTTTCTAGCAACAAAGAGAGAAGCACAACCTCAGGTGAATGATTCAGTTTGCCTTAGGTCTTAGTGGAAATCCAATTTAAAAACTGCATGGAGATACAAAGCATGTTCCCATGTTCATAGGCAAAGCTCTCATCTCTGTAATTTTACCTTTGTTCCTTAATGCTACTCATTTTGCTCTGTTAGAGCAGCCAGAGCCAGCTGCATGGCAGGCAGTAACATCTTCAAAGATGCACTCACCCTCTGTCCCCATGGAGCCGTCAAGAGGAGGTAATGGCAAAGAACAGTCACTGCTTCTCTCCATGTTGTTATAGAAACCAGGGATCAGGAATGTAATGTTctaaaacacagaaggaaaccTTATAAAGCTAAGCTGGTTCTCACAGGTTGGGGACAAATGCTAACAATCTGTATTTGTGAACCTGATTCTCATGGATAGCCAGACAAAAGTCATCCACGTGACTTACAGAGCACATCTAAGTGTGCAGCTTCCTTTGTGCTAGTTGAAACCCACACAAGCTCCTCAGCACTGCAAAACTTATCAGTTACAGCAAAGGAATGTACTTATCATCATACAGCTCACTCACCAAACACATGGATCACAGGTTTTGTGACAGAGAGACATGAGCGTAAAAGACAACAATTCCAATGGATAAACTGCCAAACATAGCAGTCTTTTGGGAGGGATTAAAACTCCTATCTTACCTTTCCCAACAGTTCTTTCTTCTCATAGCCAAAAAGCATTAAAGCAAAACTATCCTTGATGCCACAGATGGTTCCATCTGACTTGACAGTAATAAGACCACTGATGGTGAAGAAAACCACGACTGTAGCAGAGTAATGATAGCCTGTGAAAGAGCTGCCTTTTTCTGCCTGCAGAACACCATCTTTCTGCATTGTCATTTGGTCCTCTTCCAGAAGGCTTACTTgcagctttaaactgagaggAAACATGTTACCCTCTCTGGATCGGCCTACAGCTCGCTGGATCCTGAGGTTCtgaattaaagcaaaaagaaaaaaacaaacagaaaacctctaaccaaatgttttgctgtgatttcagtATTCATATAAAATTACACAGGAATCTTCTCAGgaaaaagagagcaggaaaagaaaaacaaaccaatccTGTGACTGCCAAAATGAAGAAAGTCTAGTTTTGTAAGGATTTGGAATCCAGTGTTAAACTCCTGTATGAATAGCCCAATGATGAGGACCAGGGAAGTCCATGCTACAGCTTTTCAGCAAATGAGGCATAAATAAGGCCTCTTTCAACTATCTAGCTGGCCATTTTCATGGCATTTGCAGAATCTGGGTGTCCTTTTAGGCTTTCACTCCTCAGAGGGACGTGACTGAAACCGCTGAAGAATGCAATGGAATTTTAAGGAGCTTTCAGAGACAGCACGGTTTCCTAAAAAGCCAGGATTGGAGCAAAGTGTCTTTCACCAGGACAGGTTCCTCAGTGAGAGGCTGGGGCTTGGTCTCTTTCCTAGTTAGGAAATATTCTGACACCAGCTCCATAAATAAGCAGCATACCCTTTCTCAGGGGActcctccttctctctgaaAAGGCTTTCTTGTTACATAAGCAGGGAAAACCATGTGCACCTATTTTCCAAATGGGAAGGGtagggaatcatagaatggtttgggttggaaagaaccttaagatcatctagttccaacgccgctgccatgggcagggatgcctcccactagaccaggctcCTTTGGAAGAATGTGGTTGGTGCTTATACTATacctttgggatttttttgtctaGAGGAGGGATCTGCACAGAAGGAATCAGGTCCTTTATGTGGAGTCCAACTACTTCTTCCAATGTTGGGTAGCCATGGAGATGGGCAAAATGGAGGTCACATGATGTAATCTCTCCCTTGGGAAGAAAGTTTACAggactattttaattttagcattttagCCACAGTCCACTCAATCCCTTAATAACAGTTTTGGCAAATATCTAAGCAAATGCAGGAAGCTTCATTCTGTAGCCCCTTCATGGATAAAACTAATTCATAAAAGCAGACACAGCGTAATGCAGTACTTCATCAACATGATCATGCAGAGAGCCTGCCTCTTGCCATAGGAAAGGAGCAGAGGTGTCCAGTGCTCCTCATAATGCTTTTCCTCAGCAAGCTGATCCCTTCACAAGGGCATCCCTGCCACGAATAACCAACCCCCTGCCAAACCATCACTGTTCAAGTCTAAGATGTTCCTGAAGGAGAAACAGGGTATTTTAATGTGACTTGTTGAATACGTGAAGGTGAGCTGCATGGGAGATATATGCACAGCTCCTGCATGTGCAATCCCCATTTCAGGCAGCGCTTCATGTTCACAAACAGTAACATGCCTACTGGCTTTTAGACACATTTCATTTGCACATCGACTCTCACAAACTGCAGACTCATTTGATCATTAGGAAAACACTTACGTCAACCgtgaaggaaacagaagctgaGAGTCTTTCCACTGGTTCCAGCACAACCACACAACACTGCTTGTCCTTGCTTCTTATTTGTCTCAGCCAGACTGAGACAGGGATCTTCTCTTTGAGATGGCCTATGACATCCACCTTTCCAAAGGATTCAGAAATGTAGTCAGAACTTACTAGGAATTACTATGTTATTTAGCAAGAATTTCAAACAAGAATAAGATGTTAAGCCAAGAAATATCCCTGTCGtgagaaaaatgttgtttcttgACTACTAGTTTTTTTACTGgaagaaacacagttttaataTAGAGATGAAAAGGTTTGCAAATAATTCACTGATCATACAAAAAATGTCGTTGCATTTGCATCTTCTCTTGCCACCTTAGGAAAACTAAAGGCATTTCCTTCAGCATAAGAGATGTGCCAATCTTACACCTTACATTCAGTGAGAAGTGCCTTTTAGAGATGCCTTGTTTAAGGAATGTCCTGTGGTGCTATTGAATACTCCACATCAGTAACATAGTTCTTCCTTTcaactgcaaaaccagcagtTCAGTTTCTTATGGGAGGAGATTCttcttaaagcagaaaatgtttattttataaccTGCACTGTTCCTATCAAGccttttatcatttttatgtGATCTTGACAAGAAGGGGTTTATAAATCATGCAGTGACTCCCATAAAGTATAGGAGCATATAGCCATTGGAATGGCTGTAGCTTTGAATTAATGCCTTTATCAGGCATTTCATTTTAATCCTGGATTTCAGTGAATCAAACTTAAAATATTCCGCCTCCCCCACCCCCATGCAATTAAGGATTCAGGAAGATCAAGCTCTGAGATGCTGACAATTTCAGTACAAAAATAACACACCAAGAAGAGTATGAGctcattttcaaagtattttctagTGACACAACAGCAGCGGAAGAAAATCATTAGGAGACATTTTTCATGCAGCTCTCTTATAAACAACCCCGCTATAGGCAAAATATCAATTCCACTCCTTTGCACCAACTGGGGTGTTTTGGCACAGATATTTCGCAGTATTTGACTGACTGTAACTTTGTGGTACGTAcaatgcaatttaaaattattttaaaagtattttaaaagaccaGACAATGGGGAACTTTTCTATAATAGGTTTGTCCATGCTAAGCAAttgtattgattttctttttaaaaaattctaagGTCCCTTAAGCTCTGGTTTGGTCAAGTCATCATGACTATACATGTTGGCAACTGCAAGGCTCTCATGGGTGCCTCCCAAACCATCTTTTACCCTTTGAATTCCCACATCCGCAAACTTTTAAACCAAGCAGTCCTACAAATGCCATAATTGCCAAATCCCCACAATGCCCACACAGTTAAATATATCAGGGAATTATATTGACAATGTTAACAAACCgcaaccaaccaaacccaaaccccaaaccagagaCTACAAAACCACTGTATATGGTGGGGAGTATTTCCTTGAACATTCCACATACCACAGTTCCTGAAACCAGTGATGAACGTTCATCAGTTTCTAGGTACTCCTCACCCACAGCTTCCCATGCCTCTTGACTGGATTTGGATATCAAACAGGACAGCTTTTGACCAATGAGTTCCTGACTGCTGCACCCAAGGAGCTTGCAGGCTTTGTCATTAGCCACCAGGATctagaaaaggggaaaaaaaccccaagcagatcaccaaaacaaaacaaagaataaaagctCTAAGTTGTGTTCATAGATCATCTCCTCAGGCTGTTGATTTAATGTCTTATAATATCCCTTCCTCCTGGTGGTTCTTTAAAATTCTGCATTCTTCACAAACAGTTCACTAAAGCTCCTTATTCTAGGATATCCCTTGCCCACACATCTTCTTGATTAAGAGGGTTGGAgacattgctttccttttaggtttcctgctttcttttaacTGTAAATAATTACACCCATGGAGGCAAAACTACAAAGTTGTATTTACAAGCAAAGCCTGGGCAAGCCACAGAATTTAGACCTGAAGGAACGAAGCAATCACACCAGTCATTGGCATACTTAAGCCTGTGTTACAGAGCAAGTCAGAATTAGACACCTTTAAGATGGCTAAGCATGAACTGTCAGTTCAAGCTAAAAATGGCACAGCTCTTTAAAGTCTAGTACTCAAATTTATATTCATGTTTACTTTCAGAACAGGAGAGAAATTCTCTCCCTCCCAATGCAAAAGGCATATCTATAGGGCAGAGAGAGACCTCATGCCATCACAAACCCATCCCAGGGTTGGGGCTTAACAGGCAGAAGGCTTGAGGcaccttctgctttcctttcttccttcatgccacttcacagctgcatttttctttattccatttttctgtttgaaaaaagaCTCAAGACAGCcgtgcttctgctgctgccttgtatATTTTGCTAACTACAACCTGCAACGGAAGTAAACGTGTTGCCTTTATAAGACCATTGAGCAGACTATAAAACACCTTTGTGTCGCTCCAGTTGCCTGTAGATACACGTAAGAGTAACAGGCATTTCAGCCTGTCTGATGTCATACAACCTGTACCAGTTACAGCCTGTTTAGTTTAGCAGTTACTACTGGAAATACCTCTGTTGTGTTGACATCCACAGTGAAGATGGCTTTGTTTGGGTTGCGTGCAGCAGTTGGGAGGTGCTGGCTGGATCCCTCAGTGAAGGTATgcaaaaaagagcaagaagaagAGCTTCCAATGGAagtggagagagaggaagaagccCACTGAGCTCCTGAGTTACCAGTTTTGCTGGTACAAATGTTACGAGCTGCCAGTGAAGACAAACAGTAAGAGCTCCATTTCTCTCCTGTGGGAAGATGAAGATCAAGATCAGCTATGTAGCTATACCAGTCTACTACAGGAGTACTAGGggaatgaataaaaaaattcagctgCCAGCTAAAATAACTGTCAAGTAATCCCAAACATACTTCTAGATCTTTAAAGAACTTACAAGAAAAtagaatgaatgaaaataaagaaaactgaaacaattctaataaacatgtttttttgAGTCACAGCCACTGGAACATTAAACTCAGTCTGTaagttggaaaaaaattgcCAACACCCATAAGACTCAACCAGACCagttcacttttgtttttcacttaGCAGAGtttaaaaggttttgaaatCTCTCAAGTTAAGATTGAAACTGTTATTAAATGCAATTACAGTAAGTGTTCAAGCCCTTATTAAATACTGCATTAGTCAGAATCCAGTTAATTAACTGTTCAGAAGATGTGCCACTGAAATACCTGCACCCACATCAGTGTTTTATGTTACACAATGCCAAGTGACCATACcaaaattttcaaagcttttgcCTGTAGAAGATATTTCCTTGGGAAGTGACATTAGCAGccaaatgccatcactctgcTCCCAAAGCAGGAAGCAGCTCTGAATGTCTAGCAGTAGTAGACATTCAGTAGACTGGTAAGAAGCATTATGAACAACTCATCACAAGGACATCTCTGAATTTATGCACCGCATACAGTGTGAACATGACGACCATGATAAAACAGGGAGACTGTATCTGGATGCACTGTAAATCGCAAAGTTTTTCCCCTCCTAACAGAATCCAGTATAACAACATCTTTCTCTTAATTTCAAATTCTTGTGTTTTAGATAACCCAAGATGGCAGGGTGGTCCAGTGGCAGCCAATAAAGGTTGCCCAGGGACAAATACAAGTTCAGAGCACCTATCCAGCAACACCTCTCCTGTAAACTCTCCCAGTCTGCAGTAATCTATGGCTCAGATGTTCATTGAACAAGCACTTTCGGGCAGCTACTTATTGCTATCAGCTCTAGGtttgggagagaagaggaggaagatctGAAACCTTCTGAAACACATCACCTTCACTGACAACACATGAACTTGATCTCAAAATACAGTGCTCACCAGATAGAGATGCTCTAAGCCGGCAGAGTTGAGAAAGCtggcttttcctgcttttgctggcCCAGGGGTAGGATAGACTTAGCTTATCAGAGTCATTCAGGTGAGCACAGTCTAAGCCTATTGATGAAGGTAGAAGGCTCCCTTCAGAGGGGCGATAAACCTCAGCTGCCATGATCATGCTCTGGTTGCCACACCACACCTAGGGAGCCACCATCTGcaacagaaacacaagaaattgTCAGGCACTGTCGCTTGGATCACTGACAAATAACagttccttccaacctaaaGCATAGACCTGTAAGCTATGGCAAGACTGCAGTTCAATCTCGAATGTCCCAATCAactttttgtctgtgtttgttAATGCAAAAGTGACTCTCTTGGCTATTATCCTGCCCAGGCAGTACAGAATACCTGTGATCGACAGGGCACCTCCATCATATTTCCGTAAGAGCCACCAAGCCCCTAGCCGGACACCCCCTCCCCATTCTTGCTCtaaagttttaaaagctttggtAATTTGTAAAGTAACTCCCAGGTTTGGGTCAGCGAGtgcagcactgccagccccCCTGCCAGCCCGCCGCCCGCCTCCCGCCTGCCCGAGCCCGagcccccgccccggccccagcccggCGGCCACCGCCCCTGATGGCGGTCACCACACAGCCGGAGGGCGCGAGGAAGTAAGGGGCGGGACTGGGCAGCCGCGTCGACCAATAAGCGAAGGCAGGGGAAGAGCGGCACGGAGGGGAGCCAATGGGACGCTAGCGCGGGAGAAGGCAAAACTGACCCCGAGCAGGGACTCTGcggctccctccttccctcacaGCCGTCACAACCACGCACCCCGCTGCGAGCTACCGGCCCCAGGCAGCTCCGGGCCCTTCGCTCCGGGGGTTAGAAGGCTGCAGGCGGAAGGCCCCTCCGCAGGATGACAGCTATTCTCCAAAGAATTAGTAGGCGGAGCGATAAGGCCAAAAGCAGCTCGTAACGCCTCAGACCGAGGCGCTGGTTGGAAGGGAGCCGGCTCCCCAGCCCCGCACAGCCCCCTTCCCGCGCTGCCCACAGACACCGCTCCCAAACGGCCGCGGGGGCACGCAGGCGCTGCCCCGCCCTCTGGGCGCACCAACCGCAGAGGTGATTGGCTGCGGCGAGCCACCAGCGGCGGGTCCTGATTGGCTGCGACGACGCTTGAGGCGGTTTCCGGAAGGGGGCGGTGGGAGGAGAAGCAATATGGCGGCGGAGAGCGGAGAGGTACCGCAGGAGATGATGGAGGGTGAGGAGAGCCCGCTGGGGCCAGCGCGGCTGCGGCCGCTGGGGGGCTGGGACGGCTCGCCGCTCGGGCACCGCCGCTCGGCGGGGCGGCTGCCGGCTGCGTGGGGTGGGGCCTTCCGCTCCCAGGCAGCCCTTGGGTGTTCACCCAGAGAGCGGCTTCCCCGGGGGGACGGGGCCCTGGCTGTCCGCCGGCCCGGGGCGGCCGCCCGAGCCGTGAGCcgctgtgtgtgtgtgttaccTGGGGCGTGGAGTGGTGCCTTCCCTCGGCCCGGAGTCTCCGCGCGCGAGAGGTGGAAGACGTGGGTTTGTGGAGATGACtctaatataaaaaataatcaggaagAAATGCCTAGGCGTTGCTTTTCCTCAGTTGCCCATGAAACGAGAGTAAACACTGAGGGGGGGGACGAGAAGCAATGAGGAGCTTCAGGTCCCCAGGACCAGGGTAGCCACTAGAGCTGTGGCTGGGTAAATGGTGAAGAGATCTTGCAGGTTGTGCAGGGGAGACGGTTGCTTTTATAtgcagggttttatttttttttttttttatgtcttcaCTTCTTTGTGTCATTGGTACTATTGTACATGATactaattctattttttttttttttttcctaaaagcttttcaaatgtAATAGTTCTAATTCCGTCTCCGTAATCTTTGGAATTGC
This genomic window from Strigops habroptila isolate Jane chromosome 8, bStrHab1.2.pri, whole genome shotgun sequence contains:
- the PASK gene encoding PAS domain-containing serine/threonine-protein kinase isoform X3; translated protein: MIMAAEVYRPSEGSLLPSSIGLDCAHLNDSDKLSLSYPWASKSRKSQLSQLCRLRASLSGEKWSSYCLSSLAARNICTSKTGNSGAQWASSSLSTSIGSSSSCSFLHTFTEGSSQHLPTAARNPNKAIFTVDVNTTEILVANDKACKLLGCSSQELIGQKLSCLISKSSQEAWEAVGEEYLETDERSSLVSGTVVDVIGHLKEKIPVSVWLRQIRSKDKQCCVVVLEPVERLSASVSFTVDGEITSCDLHFAHLHGYPTLEEVVGLHIKDLIPSVQIPPLDKKIPKNLRIQRAVGRSREGNMFPLSLKLQVSLLEEDQMTMQKDGVLQAEKGSSFTGYHYSATVVVFFTISGLITVKSDGTICGIKDSFALMLFGYEKKELLGKNITFLIPGFYNNMERSSDCSLPLPPLDGSMGTEDSSFLAASVASLLSRGEEQKLERRHKDEKLMHDETKQKNVTSFFSTPSPPAVVPILSNRLEDNLDTESYGPIKLPSDVTCNSPGTPTKDEPWSGTPPDYRQDFQSHMATGQLSKSNFMCDEKHSSLEHIVVEGCLLNDASSFFANGRNTIHDVCSGNKTGCSASAAVATTSEDVKESDTELNCICSDLEVLGLNIGVKGRSDNCLGIAAAHVGASSSDAVDLGVGNMLTQGNSAFSTGQEKQLLNGVAIEDSSEWLASQRHLEDSGESSKAFIEKPETLTETMGDNINKTPLKSKGSPEKDRELHGQQNMEIKATSTPVKQEGRLNSAAPLTLEILEGSYAGNCCHRDGSQLSILFEVKRVELQDPAVLFCVWVVKDLLQSQKEAGAKSQLLLSSLASSAQSIADLSTNSLGEAIRSTSLFENSRGAEELEGLRACEGEYAENYNTLSLIGKGSFGFVWTARGKKDHQEVVVKFIWKERVLEDCWVDDPDLGRVTQEIAILLKLQHPNIIKVLDVFENEQFFQLVMEKHGSGLDLFTFIDNQPNLDEPLASYIFRQLVSAVGYLHCRNILHRDIKDENIVIAEDFTIKLVDFGSAAYLEPSKLFYTFCGTIEYCSPEVLSGKPYRGPELEMWSLGVTLYTLVFGENPFCELEEAMAAVLNPPRAVSKGLMNLMIGLLHPIPEQRTTLVMLVEDQWLKQPVNLGDYTWEEVYLSAETESSRFRNGSGEQVHGDKLPAPHVESEPRLNAPDCECAHSHREEAVAVECQGLGLGRCCHSSPQH